The Lolium rigidum isolate FL_2022 chromosome 2, APGP_CSIRO_Lrig_0.1, whole genome shotgun sequence genomic interval ATCGGGATAGTGGCTACGCACGCCCACGACGTGGAGACGGCTGGCTGCTGCCCGCCTCAATGCCGCCGCCTCGCGACCATGTACCTTACCACCGCTGCCGCCCTTCCTCCCCGCCAAGATCTGCCACACCACCGCGTCCCCCGCCATGATCCGGGTGATGTAGCCGaaggccaccaccaccagaccTGTCGTCCCCCTGAAGGACCCCGCCTTCGCGCGAAGGGGAGTCCATGGGCGCGCCACCATCGCCACATATCATCTTATAATTGAAAAAGAATTTGATTTACGATGAATTGAAAATTAGTTTAGTGAAATGAATTACTAATGGAAGGCAATTGAATTTCCATATAATTTGTAGATGCAATTCCCATATTTGAACAGTACTAATTTGTTAGGTCGTTGGAAATACCCTCTACCTGCACGGAGAGGTTCCTTGCTTCCTCcactcttcctcttgtctctctcccACGTCTCCCAGCCAAGCAACCGCGCCGGTCGACGGAGACCATTCCTTCGTTCCCAGGCGGCGGCTAATCTCTGCTTCATTCTCTTCGAAGACTAAGATCAGGGCAGAGGCGAGCTCGCTAGGGAGCAGTTAGCGCGCGGCGACCAGGCCGTGGACTCGTACTAGCAGCGATTCGGATCCCCCGATTCATTCGATTTGCCTGCGCCGGAGATCCAACTTCCCCTGTCTCCgtgcctcgccggagaggggaaggaGATCCGACCGAATCGGACTCCATCCATGTCCCAGCCCCGCAGGCCCAGCAGTACTGCCGGCGGGGATTCCATCAGGTCATGGATCATGTGCGGCGGCCACCTCCAGCGCGGCGTCGGCTCCCTCGTCCGCGAACACCCCTGCGGCGGGGGCCCCGACCCCTACTACCTCAAGGTTTCCTATCCTTTCAATACACATACCATAGTTATCCCTTCTTCGATTCTGCTCACTACTGTATGTATATGTGTGAGTCTATATATGCCAATGCCATCACACCAGTAATGCTCACCATTAGTGGCAATGATTGCTGCAGCACTTGAGCTTCTTAACTAATCTTCTAAATCTAGCTAGCCACTCTTCTCAGCAGTACATTTGGCATAGAACATAGACTGTCTTTTGCTTCTTCATACACATGTGCACAGCTCGATGCATACTCACCTCTCTTGCTTCGGATAATCCCTCTCTCTTTTCCTGCAATTCCACAGCTTGATCACAACTCCCATCTTCAATTGTACTAGTACTGTATGCCAATGCCATCAGGGAGGGTAATAATCCTCTTTATTATCAATGCTTGCTGCACCACTTGAGCTTCTCGGCTCCTCATATAAATGTCGCTATCTGATCTTCTTCTCAATCTGTGTTTCTATATTTAGCCTGCAGCATACACTCTTATGTTTTTCATTATACACACGTGCGCACACTACCATTCATGGTCACTTCTTTTGCCTGCCAGTACTCACATTTCCTTTCTGCATTTCTACAGGGGGGCAAGATGCTCAGGCCAGAGAAATGGAACGCTTGCTTCGATACCGAAGGAAGGGTCACAGGGTTCCATAAGACCCTAAAGTTCATCGTCTTGGGAGTGAGTTCACTAACTGATACCGTTCCTTTCATGCTTGAAAGACTTATTTCATCTTGCTGCACCTACGCACACCTGAGGCAGATCATACCAGGATGATGTATTATGCACCCTGAAAACCCAGGGAAATTTGATGTTAATTTAACACGCTGATCAGGCCTTAGATAGNNNNNNNNNNNNNNNNNNNNNNNNNNNNNNNNNNNNNNNNNNNNNNNNNNNNNNNNNNNNNNNNNNNNNNNNNNNNNNNNNNNNNNNNNNNNNNNNNNNNGGTGGGTTTTGgttttttcggatctaaggcggaatcttcgctaagaAGTTctcgcgtctcggatcggatcttcgcgaccgcgtcccgCTCGGCGACGGTCGCGTCGGcgttacttaccggtgggtttccgtcggaatcgacggtttccccgatgaagatgtgtatgccgccaagctgggacgatggagagcttgacggggtcggttttagccggaatccaacactcatccggagggacgatcggcagatttccggcgtaaaggacacgccccacggcgatggtgtcgtcgtagcttcccatggcggaaccctcccggttcccggCCTCCAAACGccgcgagccccacggtgggcgccaaccgtcgttgcctaatcgacggtacctcggaggagggatcctcacgagggggagaagaagtaggggccatagggcggagtgcacacgggacggtggtacgcgagttacccagcttcggaacacccgcacgacgacggtgcctaccgccgcttgtccggaattatccgggcgctttcgcgttgttacaatgagttgtggttgtgcctctagggctcccaggatccggcttataaaggcgcacggatctagggtttacatggagagtcctagccggattacagatagcctaactatggtacaatgtcttgccgtgtacgtcacggatccgccttccatatacgtcgtactggatccgggttcctcatgggcctccacggatccgggttcctcctaatgtcggtacggatccggcttactgatcctgggccggacttcttccttcatgatcaacggcaagatcgggccgcccgatgggccacatgcctcatcaccgtccgtgggccacccgggctcgccggatctaggcacctgtcgatggtacacccatgaagtatacccacaacactcgtacatgagcacaagaggcatggctgtaggatcctcacagaattctctcatatcttgtttggtggctaataagactaaggaattcactctctcacttttcgttatatcactcacgacattacaattctctcgcctatctatagatgcatcctccaagtttacttcaatcttctgacgagactcattcacaatttgttgtggtgacataggctgtaagttaattctcttgcccttgaactccaagtgatatgtattggcgcggccattgtgttgcacagaacggtcatagagccatggtcgGCCCAACagtaggtgacaaaccgtcataggaaccacatcaaaatcaatggaatccttatacggtccaatctcaaaatcaacatgtaccatgtggctcaccttcatctcaccattattgctcaaccgctgaatataatatggatgcgggtgcggtagatacttcagtttcagcttggcacataactctttgcttgctaaattgcgacaactcccgccatcaataatgaccttgcaagccttgtcaggaccaactagtgcctttgtttggaacaaattatagcgctgtgtagatgcactcggctgcacattaagaacacgctgcgagacaacaatagtttgagcttcagaaggaaaagcataaaaaccatcactgtcataatcatcctcatctggagcattgggatcaacatcatctccagtttcatactcattgtcctcattaatgatcataacttttcggttaggacaatctcgcttgaagtgacccttgccaccacatgtatgacaaagcatatcacggttgcgtgttgtcgacatgttagaactagttccacttgctgcaggggacgggcttctttgtgttagacacattggagaccggcttgctagacgaaataGGAACATCCGCGGGCGCGatgatggcgccatggagggcggcgcgcggggtgtgtagcgcccaacgcctgtagcacggcccttcatttgcagttcttcagccaactatgactcagcttctcttgcatgatgtagcaactcattcatagtagcataagtgtgataacgcacaatgcccttgatgttaaatctgagaccattcagaaatcgctgtagtgtcatctcaagagactcacggacacgggcacactgcataagcatctccatctccatgtaataagcatcaactatcaacacaccttgtttcaattgggtcaacttgtcaaagacggaacgcaagtaattggtaggcacaaaacgagctctcattgccgccttcataacaCGCAACGTGATAAtgggcagctcaccatcttcttctcgggcacaaacaagtccatcccaccaacgcaatgcatagccatcaaattcgagaggaagcaagcttgatcttcctatcttcggtATAGTcgggatgtaaacgccataatctctcaatctttagctcccatgtaagatattcttcaacatcggtacctccttcaaatccgggaattgagaacttgggcttacccaaaccatcttcttgttgttgaggaacacgttgggctccgacgggggcaaaaccacgaccacggaaatCACCAACACCACGGCCAATACCACGACCCATaccacgcccttgagcattaGCAGCTTCAGCATTGTCGCCTTGCACACTGCCATCGTCATCATGTGGTGGTTGTTGTGGTTGCACCATAgtacgtatctcaccaacggcgTTAGTCAACGTctgtatagatgcttgaagagtcgtcatggatgtttgaacggtgttaaccgctgtagtagcctcatcgaccttcaagtgtacactctgaatatccttgtccaacACGTCACTAGCAACTCGTAGTGCTGGATCACGAAGtgcctcatcgaccttcaagtgtgatcacgaagtgcctcaaattccagccaagtaactgtcgctgctggatcctttttctgcatcacatcaacattctcggtagaagacatgattagtaggttagtgcactaaacaaaaatctttggtggtactctcacaactcactcaaaactgataagaaaggtaaatcttaccactccaaagtgaattagtattgcctaccaacttggattgacggactagtgcacggatgtagcgaagcgaatatcaagggtataagaacaaatcacacgacaaagcaggatatatgtggggctgtaggtgggctacctatttgcaccaataataagctctagcgctgatcgtagacaaccaatgatactcacacaaggcgatataatgggtcaatgcaactatatgtaggaaaggttgcaatgcacaaaagagacgctagcaaagctcaacgcgacaggcacaagattgctcaactacgggtgcagtaaagtaaacttaggccttcacttgattcaactagcacttcacttttctttttgtattttctttttgtataacacgcagctatgtagctctttttgcttcttttctattttcctttttttttgattttgtgacacaactccttgataacacggccaacagaaattgcaaagcacaaaaaacctaacgagcagcctgtcgagcggtaaaactagtctcttctggggaagttcctagtcacttatattgaAAGgccgtgtctatggttgggaacaagcacactgtacgctatatgGACTCAAAGTAACAAAAACTCGACACCACTTGATATGACAACACAAGATGATAGtataaactcaaaccctaaaaatactagatggaagaa includes:
- the LOC124689885 gene encoding uncharacterized protein LOC124689885, whose amino-acid sequence is MSQPRRPSSTAGGDSIRSWIMCGGHLQRGVGSLVREHPCGGGPDPYYLKGGKMLRPEKWNACFDTEGRVTGFHKTLKFIVLGVSSLTDTVPFMLERLISSCCTYAHLRQIIPG